The following are encoded in a window of Penaeus vannamei isolate JL-2024 chromosome 35, ASM4276789v1, whole genome shotgun sequence genomic DNA:
- the l(2)k09848 gene encoding WD repeat-containing protein 74, with protein sequence MMGLHNQTIKVFDIGIKAYTSAREIKVGEGPIVSLAKWNDVTVSAVKSGQITVWHSDETKEINALKSGEFLSRMRQDHQSPNMIATGGKENDLQLWDLNKPEEPIFKAKNIKPDMVQLRVPVWVSDMTFLKEPNCIALATRHCHVRMYDHKRQRRPVVNFEWEESPFTSITSVADKSQVVVGTAHGRMGCFDLRMNKPEHPVRIFKSFAGAVRDIVVHPHLPLVFSVALDRFLRVHHLETGKLIHKEYLKSRLNCVLVRDDFEEGDLLPTRGKPKRKWMERKMEMEEEMGYDSSEESCEKVRKIEDDEVW encoded by the exons ATGATGGGGCTACATAATCAGACCATAAAAGTATTTGATATCGGCATAAAAGCATACACTTCAGCGAGGGAAATCAAGGTTGGAGAGGGACCTATCGTCTCCCTGGCAAAGTGGAATGA tGTCACTGTAAGTGCTGTGAAGTCGGGTCAGATCACAGTCTGGCACAGTGACGAGACCAAAGAAATCAATGCACTGAAATCCGGAGAGTTTTTGTCACGCATGAGACAAGACCATCAGTCTCCAAATATGATCGCAACCGGTGGAAAGGAAAACGACCTGCAGCTTTGGGACCTGAATAAACCGGAAGAACCCATATTCAAAGCTAAAAAT ATAAAGCCAGATATGGTACAGCTAAGAGTTCCTGTATGGGTGTCTGACATGACTTTCCTGAAGGAGCCGAACTGCATTGCTCTTGCTACACGGCATTGTCAT GTGCGAATGTACGACCACAAAAGGCAGAGGCGACCTGTTGTTAACTTTGAGTGGGAAGAATCTCCGTTCACTTCCATCACTTCTGTAGCTGATAAAAG CCAAGTGGTTGTTGGAACAGCTCATGGCAGGATGGGTTGCTTTGATCTGCGAATGAACAAGCCAGAACATCCTGTGCGAATATTTAAAAGCTTTGCAGGCGCAGTTCGAGATATTGTTGTTCACCCGCATCTGCCACTGGTCTTCTCAGTCGCCCTCGATCGATTCCTACGAGTGCACCATCTTGAGACCGGAAAACTCATACACAAG GAATATTTGAAGTCGCGGTTAAATTGTGTGCTCGTACGGGATGACTTTGAGGAAGGCGACTTACTCCCGACGAGAGGAAAACCCAAGAGGaaatggatggagagaaaaatggagatggaagaggaaatgggtTACGATTCATCGGAGGAGTCCTGTGAAAAAGTTAGGAAGATTGAAGACGATGAAGTATGGTAG